Proteins from a genomic interval of Methanoplanus endosymbiosus:
- a CDS encoding (Fe-S)-binding protein codes for MAGWQPPGKDCGRCGCPECSEFIILLKSGKKVLTDCPFYRPESEPVLINIAGDTNYKDTDIIGNSLDFILHALPGEPSARKVVQPFRPDLVEKWNIIPGDIVLGRPEGAGCPVQHVLSVIDADSVTGVLTTHVVSPLIARDPKRDVKDIKAYNMIAFEGIAETKRNPPVFGMRQRFLPGYCMMHLGHTGLVNMVLKRPSGVHIRVEDIII; via the coding sequence ATGGCAGGATGGCAGCCGCCCGGAAAAGACTGCGGCAGATGTGGCTGTCCTGAATGCAGTGAGTTTATAATTTTATTGAAGTCCGGAAAAAAGGTGCTGACAGACTGCCCTTTTTACAGACCGGAAAGTGAGCCTGTATTGATAAATATTGCCGGAGATACGAATTACAAAGATACTGATATCATTGGCAATTCTCTAGATTTTATACTGCATGCACTTCCCGGAGAACCGTCTGCAAGAAAAGTTGTACAGCCTTTTCGTCCTGATCTTGTTGAAAAATGGAATATAATTCCGGGTGATATCGTTCTTGGCCGTCCTGAAGGTGCGGGATGTCCGGTTCAGCATGTTCTTTCTGTAATAGATGCCGACTCCGTAACAGGAGTTTTAACCACTCATGTGGTAAGTCCTCTTATTGCAAGAGATCCAAAGAGAGATGTTAAAGACATTAAGGCCTATAATATGATAGCTTTTGAAGGAATTGCAGAGACTAAAAGGAATCCTCCGGTATTCGGGATGAGGCAGAGGTTTCTGCCTGGTTACTGCATGATGCATCTTGGTCATACCGGATTGGTAAATATGGTGCTGAAAAGACCTTCAGGTGTTCACATAAGGGTGGAGGATATTATTATATGA
- a CDS encoding precorrin-2 dehydrogenase/sirohydrochlorin ferrochelatase family protein produces the protein MIPLIHDFTGKRVTIFGGGKVGFRKAGYFSGESELTIISGSFLPEFKSIQAKLLKRELSGLTDIQTDSNPPDKVPMDKNSVEKKSQNKKYGTEKEKFDQNTEISEIIQNSALVIAATSDKSVNNKIGEICRTEKIPFNNADGEPGDIIIPSIIKGENYTIAVTTGGKSPGISRHIRILLEEKFKNLDGMIEITEETRKRLKETIEDQSERNGIIREILSDKTAWEQLEKDKNSAREYIHGKYLA, from the coding sequence ATGATACCCCTGATCCATGACTTTACCGGAAAAAGGGTTACAATATTCGGCGGAGGGAAAGTCGGATTCAGAAAAGCCGGCTATTTTTCAGGCGAATCTGAACTTACAATAATAAGCGGAAGTTTCCTTCCGGAATTCAAATCAATACAGGCAAAACTTCTGAAAAGAGAACTCTCCGGATTAACAGACATACAGACGGACTCAAATCCACCGGACAAAGTTCCAATGGACAAAAATTCAGTGGAAAAAAAATCACAGAATAAAAAATACGGCACAGAAAAAGAAAAATTCGATCAAAATACAGAAATCTCTGAAATAATACAAAACTCTGCACTTGTAATTGCTGCAACGTCAGATAAATCAGTCAATAATAAAATCGGCGAAATATGCCGGACTGAAAAAATCCCGTTCAACAATGCAGACGGAGAACCGGGGGACATAATAATTCCTTCAATTATTAAAGGCGAAAACTACACAATCGCAGTCACAACCGGAGGAAAAAGCCCCGGCATTTCAAGGCATATCAGAATACTCCTTGAAGAAAAATTCAAAAACCTTGACGGAATGATCGAAATAACGGAAGAGACAAGAAAACGCTTAAAAGAGACAATTGAAGATCAAAGCGAGAGAAACGGAATAATCAGAGAAATCCTCAGTGACAAAACCGCCTGGGAACAACTCGAAAAGGACAAAAATTCTGCAAGAGAATACATACACGGAAAATACCTCGCATGA
- a CDS encoding ATP-binding cassette domain-containing protein → MKIISAGSAEEKFGIPPDFLNGEDKGVPDNFIRIPETISKSGKESIYANTCSSLTVHNSDNPEISEITILPGINRDGCRENFNSITIRPGDTISVVGPTGSGKSALINDIEIFARKDTVTGRTVLINGEDPPDEYIRDPAKKPVALITQNTKCLADLIVRDFLQMHLLSRKMTGDSIIQDTISLANEFTGEKIIPDVKMTSLSGGQTRSLMVADAIIISNAPIVLLDEVENAGIFKEKVIEALKKHQKSLIFVTHDPLVSLLSDRRIVMKNGAVDKILIPGEEERDALREIIRMDGIFCRMREKIRAGELITSAGVI, encoded by the coding sequence ATGAAGATCATCTCCGCAGGCAGTGCAGAAGAAAAGTTCGGAATACCTCCTGATTTCCTTAATGGTGAGGATAAAGGAGTGCCGGATAATTTCATCCGGATTCCGGAAACAATTAGTAAATCAGGTAAGGAGAGCATATATGCGAATACATGCAGTTCTCTAACTGTACACAACTCCGATAATCCGGAAATATCTGAGATAACCATTCTTCCCGGAATTAACCGGGATGGCTGCCGGGAAAATTTTAACAGCATAACCATCCGTCCGGGAGATACAATATCAGTTGTCGGGCCGACCGGTTCTGGCAAGAGTGCACTGATTAATGACATTGAGATCTTCGCCAGAAAGGATACAGTCACCGGAAGAACCGTTCTCATAAATGGTGAAGATCCTCCGGATGAATACATCAGAGACCCTGCAAAAAAGCCCGTTGCACTGATTACCCAGAATACAAAATGCCTGGCAGATCTTATTGTCAGGGATTTTCTTCAGATGCACCTTCTCTCAAGGAAAATGACCGGAGACAGTATTATTCAGGATACAATCTCACTTGCAAATGAGTTCACCGGAGAAAAAATAATTCCGGATGTGAAGATGACCTCACTTTCCGGAGGGCAGACGAGATCACTTATGGTAGCTGATGCGATAATAATCTCCAATGCTCCGATAGTTCTTCTGGATGAAGTGGAAAATGCAGGAATTTTCAAGGAAAAAGTTATCGAGGCTTTAAAAAAGCACCAGAAATCCTTAATTTTTGTAACCCATGATCCTCTTGTCTCCCTTCTCTCGGACAGAAGAATTGTAATGAAAAACGGTGCTGTCGATAAAATACTAATTCCCGGAGAAGAAGAGAGAGATGCTCTCCGGGAGATTATCAGAATGGACGGGATATTCTGTCGTATGAGGGAGAAGATAAGGGCTGGTGAATTAATTACTTCAGCCGGTGTCATATGA
- the hemL gene encoding glutamate-1-semialdehyde 2,1-aminomutase, with amino-acid sequence MKSSELFEEAKKLIPGGVSSPVRAIKPYPFYVESAEGSKLKTADGEELIDCCLGYGPLILGHVNPVVKSAIAEQIEKGWLYGTPTPSELDLSRMIIADHPSIDMCRFVSSGSEATMAAIRLARGFSGKKDIIKIEGGFHGAHDGVLIKAGSGATTMGVPDSAGVIADIVKHTAQVPYNDTESLTELIEKNNDIAAFILEPVMGNVGPILPKKGYLQEVRKITEENGVLLICDEVICGYRLGIGGAQVKFGIKPDITTLGKVAGGGLPVGIFGGRREIMEMVAPSGPVYQAGTFSGNPLTLAAGKAAVGYLRENPEIYVKLEENIRVIKESLPEKYQSRFVNEGSMFKLFFRDTPPQNYIEAKESDTEAFSLFWKKMLKAGIFLPPAQFETNFISTAHSDADIEKIAGAYSECL; translated from the coding sequence ATGAAAAGCAGTGAACTATTTGAAGAAGCAAAAAAGCTGATTCCCGGTGGAGTCAGCAGTCCGGTAAGGGCAATAAAACCATATCCATTCTATGTGGAGAGTGCAGAAGGATCAAAATTAAAGACAGCAGACGGCGAAGAACTGATTGACTGCTGCCTCGGCTACGGCCCGTTAATCCTCGGCCATGTAAATCCGGTTGTAAAATCAGCAATTGCAGAGCAGATTGAAAAAGGGTGGCTGTATGGCACACCAACTCCATCTGAGCTGGACCTCTCCCGGATGATTATAGCGGATCATCCGTCCATTGATATGTGCCGCTTTGTCTCAAGCGGTTCTGAGGCAACTATGGCAGCAATCCGCCTTGCCAGGGGTTTTTCCGGCAAAAAAGACATAATCAAGATTGAAGGCGGATTTCACGGAGCTCATGACGGAGTGCTGATAAAAGCCGGATCAGGCGCAACAACGATGGGCGTTCCTGACTCTGCCGGTGTAATAGCAGATATAGTAAAGCACACCGCACAGGTGCCCTACAATGACACCGAATCCTTAACAGAACTTATAGAAAAGAATAACGACATCGCCGCCTTCATACTTGAACCTGTAATGGGCAATGTAGGGCCGATTCTGCCAAAAAAAGGTTATCTGCAGGAAGTCAGGAAAATTACGGAGGAGAACGGCGTACTTCTCATCTGTGACGAGGTTATCTGCGGATACCGCCTTGGAATCGGTGGTGCACAGGTAAAATTCGGCATCAAACCTGACATTACGACTCTTGGGAAAGTAGCCGGAGGCGGACTTCCGGTTGGGATATTCGGCGGAAGAAGAGAGATAATGGAGATGGTCGCACCGTCCGGCCCTGTCTATCAGGCAGGCACATTCAGCGGAAACCCGCTCACACTTGCCGCAGGAAAGGCCGCAGTCGGCTACCTGCGTGAAAATCCTGAGATATACGTAAAACTCGAAGAGAATATCAGGGTAATAAAAGAGTCCCTTCCGGAAAAATACCAGTCCAGATTTGTAAATGAAGGCTCAATGTTCAAACTCTTCTTCAGGGACACACCGCCTCAGAACTACATAGAGGCAAAGGAGAGCGACACAGAGGCATTCTCATTATTCTGGAAGAAGATGCTCAAAGCCGGAATTTTCCTGCCTCCTGCACAGTTTGAGACAAACTTCATCTCAACCGCACATTCAGATGCAGACATTGAAAAAATTGCCGGAGCATATTCAGAATGCCTCTGA
- a CDS encoding GTP-binding protein, with protein sequence MKLLVIAGPPSAGKTAVVRQIIKHFNPEVLCAYLKIDVVTAFEDRELAEEFGIPARKICSGDLCPDHAGIMVMKDAVLWAEEEGADMLIVESAGLCLRCSPYTTQSLGIVVLSTVSGINSPLKMAPMLALADLAVVTRTDLVSQAEKEVFRERIKGVNGNLDIVETNAVQGTGMRYLFRAIDEQTDISDADEIVLKGTPPLGVCTVCVGKKEIGWQNHFGVIRPLDSAEFMFRGE encoded by the coding sequence ATGAAATTACTTGTCATCGCCGGGCCGCCTTCTGCCGGAAAAACTGCGGTTGTAAGGCAGATAATAAAGCATTTCAACCCGGAAGTTTTGTGTGCATACCTTAAAATTGATGTCGTGACAGCATTTGAGGACAGAGAACTTGCAGAGGAGTTTGGTATTCCGGCAAGGAAGATCTGCTCCGGAGATCTATGCCCTGACCATGCCGGAATTATGGTTATGAAAGATGCAGTCTTATGGGCAGAAGAGGAAGGTGCAGATATGCTGATCGTAGAGAGTGCGGGTCTCTGCCTCAGATGTTCGCCATATACTACCCAGTCGCTTGGAATTGTAGTGCTGAGTACTGTATCCGGAATAAATTCTCCCTTAAAGATGGCACCAATGCTGGCACTTGCAGATCTTGCGGTTGTGACAAGAACTGATCTCGTTTCCCAGGCGGAAAAAGAGGTATTCAGGGAGAGAATTAAAGGTGTAAACGGGAATCTTGACATCGTTGAGACAAATGCGGTTCAGGGTACAGGTATGAGATATCTCTTCAGGGCAATAGATGAACAGACGGATATTTCAGATGCTGATGAGATTGTTCTCAAAGGCACTCCTCCCCTTGGAGTCTGTACAGTATGCGTTGGCAAAAAAGAGATCGGCTGGCAGAATCATTTTGGGGTGATAAGGCCGCTTGACAGTGCAGAATTTATGTTTCGGGGTGAATGA
- a CDS encoding GNAT family N-acetyltransferase: MNFNEIQTGRLLLIPATAEIFEFELEKKEIPDVLKDIYIPENWPHESVTRDVLELFFELAKQEKIYTFYWVMRDISAENRVKTHKTLIGSGGFISQENGNYELGYSVIEQFRNRGYATEAIRAMIRWSKYSGLSGKIIANTEPGNNQSIKVLEKNGFVPFANEADSAETKNTEYTSDGEEILKFIYSDKSSK, translated from the coding sequence ATGAATTTTAACGAAATACAAACAGGAAGACTCCTTCTTATCCCGGCAACTGCTGAAATATTTGAATTTGAGCTGGAGAAAAAAGAAATCCCCGATGTCCTGAAAGATATATATATCCCGGAAAACTGGCCACATGAATCAGTCACCAGAGATGTTCTTGAGTTATTTTTTGAACTCGCAAAGCAGGAGAAGATATATACATTTTACTGGGTCATGAGAGATATTTCTGCAGAGAACAGAGTTAAGACCCATAAAACACTCATTGGAAGCGGCGGATTCATATCACAGGAAAACGGAAATTATGAGCTTGGATATTCAGTCATTGAACAGTTCCGGAACAGAGGATATGCCACAGAAGCAATAAGGGCAATGATCAGATGGTCCAAATATTCAGGATTATCAGGGAAAATAATCGCAAATACAGAACCCGGAAACAATCAGTCAATAAAAGTTCTTGAAAAGAACGGATTTGTACCATTTGCCAATGAAGCAGATTCAGCGGAAACAAAAAATACGGAATATACGTCAGATGGAGAAGAAATCCTGAAATTTATTTATTCTGATAAGAGCAGTAAATAA
- the cobA gene encoding uroporphyrinogen-III C-methyltransferase has translation MTGKVYLVGSGPGGLDLMTFKAREVIDSADVILYDQLPGEEVINSLPDVEKVDVGKYGGKHTREQDEIENLMAEYALKGKNVVRLKGGDPFLFGRGGEEMEYLRAKGIEVETVPGITSGIAVPENVGIPVTHRTFASQVTFLTGHEDPTKPESAINWRWLAESPGTIVILMGVKNLPNITKSLIENGMDSDKPVAIIERGFRADQRVTTGKLSDIADIAKERGVRPPAIIVIGEVVSLYRE, from the coding sequence ATGACCGGAAAAGTGTATCTTGTAGGATCAGGCCCCGGCGGTCTTGACCTTATGACATTTAAGGCACGCGAGGTAATCGACAGTGCCGATGTAATACTTTATGATCAGCTGCCCGGAGAAGAGGTCATAAACAGCCTTCCCGATGTCGAGAAGGTTGATGTCGGAAAATACGGCGGAAAACACACCAGAGAGCAGGACGAGATAGAGAACCTGATGGCAGAGTATGCTCTGAAAGGCAAAAACGTGGTCCGGCTTAAAGGCGGAGATCCATTCCTCTTCGGGCGTGGCGGAGAGGAGATGGAATATCTCCGGGCAAAGGGCATAGAAGTCGAGACAGTGCCGGGTATCACAAGCGGAATTGCAGTGCCTGAAAATGTCGGCATTCCTGTTACTCACCGGACATTTGCGTCTCAGGTGACCTTTCTGACAGGGCATGAAGATCCGACAAAACCCGAATCAGCAATAAACTGGAGATGGCTTGCCGAATCTCCGGGAACAATAGTAATTCTTATGGGTGTCAAAAACCTGCCCAATATAACCAAATCGCTCATTGAAAACGGCATGGACAGCGACAAACCGGTAGCGATAATTGAGAGGGGATTTAGGGCCGATCAGAGGGTTACAACCGGAAAATTATCCGATATTGCAGATATTGCAAAAGAGAGAGGAGTCAGACCTCCGGCAATAATCGTTATAGGTGAAGTGGTATCCCTCTACAGGGAATAA
- the hemB gene encoding porphobilinogen synthase — translation MYPQRRLRRLRKRHIQPLFKETVLTKDDLVMPLFFDETIEEKRAIESMPGQYRYPLSSAGIVAQRVQSAGIRSIILFGIPKDKDSEGTSGWTENGVIQRAVREIKKEVPEMVVIADTCACEYTDHGHCGIIGDTPCGTDLLNDESLEVMAKIAVSQAKAGADIIAPSCMLDGMVATIREALDLEGFTETPIMSYSTKFSSALYGPFRDAADSGMSFGDRSTYQMAPENPGEAFFESETDLYEGADILMVKPAGFYLDIISSVKTLGLPLAAYQVSGEYSMIKAAAANGWLDEKKVALESLIAIKRAGADLIITYFAEDTARWLNEKQ, via the coding sequence ATGTACCCGCAAAGAAGACTGAGAAGACTGAGAAAGAGACATATCCAGCCTTTGTTTAAGGAGACAGTCCTTACAAAGGACGACCTTGTAATGCCGCTCTTCTTCGATGAGACAATCGAAGAAAAAAGAGCAATTGAATCAATGCCGGGACAGTACAGATACCCGCTCTCATCAGCAGGAATTGTGGCACAGAGAGTTCAGTCAGCCGGAATAAGATCAATAATTCTCTTTGGAATCCCAAAAGATAAGGATTCAGAGGGAACTTCCGGCTGGACAGAGAACGGAGTTATCCAGAGGGCAGTCAGGGAGATCAAAAAGGAAGTCCCGGAGATGGTTGTAATAGCCGACACCTGCGCCTGCGAATATACAGACCACGGGCACTGCGGGATAATCGGAGATACACCCTGCGGAACTGACCTGTTAAATGATGAATCACTTGAAGTGATGGCAAAGATTGCAGTATCGCAGGCAAAGGCCGGTGCAGACATCATTGCCCCGTCCTGCATGCTTGACGGAATGGTGGCAACTATAAGAGAAGCACTTGACCTGGAAGGATTCACTGAGACACCAATAATGTCATACTCAACGAAATTCTCAAGTGCACTTTACGGCCCGTTCAGGGATGCAGCAGACTCCGGCATGTCATTCGGAGACAGATCGACATACCAGATGGCACCCGAAAATCCAGGCGAGGCATTTTTTGAGTCAGAAACTGACCTATACGAAGGTGCTGACATACTGATGGTAAAACCGGCTGGATTTTACCTTGACATAATATCGTCAGTAAAGACGCTTGGACTTCCCCTTGCCGCTTATCAGGTGAGCGGGGAATATTCAATGATCAAAGCCGCAGCGGCAAACGGATGGCTTGATGAAAAAAAGGTCGCTCTTGAAAGTCTCATAGCAATCAAGAGGGCAGGGGCAGACCTGATAATAACATATTTTGCAGAAGATACAGCGAGGTGGCTAAATGAAAAGCAGTGA
- the hemC gene encoding hydroxymethylbilane synthase, whose translation MPLIAGTRGSELALVQTEKVCAMLSDLGIETEIKIIKTEGDANTKVPLHKVGGQGIFVRALDDAITRGEVDFAVHSMKDIPAARPEGVRTCAILKRDSPADFLVHECPLEEIKVVGTSSTRRRAQLMRGNLNAEIKELRGNVDTRLRKLKEGEYDAIVLAEAGMQRLGLNLPGTRLLPQWYVPSPNQGTIAVVCRNDDDLAAQFETINHIPTEKDTAIERVVMEEIGGGCYTPQGVYCESGFLIAEVLSLDGSRYERIEDGGGSPQEARFIGQKLKSLAFDLIEEARVSLGLEY comes from the coding sequence ATGCCTCTGATCGCAGGCACAAGAGGATCAGAACTTGCTCTTGTACAGACCGAAAAGGTCTGTGCAATGCTCTCAGATCTGGGCATAGAAACGGAGATAAAGATAATAAAAACCGAGGGTGACGCAAATACAAAAGTCCCCCTTCACAAGGTAGGGGGTCAGGGAATATTTGTCCGGGCACTCGATGATGCCATCACCAGAGGTGAGGTTGATTTTGCAGTCCACAGCATGAAAGACATCCCCGCCGCAAGGCCGGAAGGTGTCAGGACATGTGCAATACTCAAACGCGATTCTCCGGCAGACTTCCTCGTTCACGAATGCCCGCTTGAGGAGATTAAGGTTGTTGGCACCTCAAGCACAAGAAGGCGTGCCCAGCTGATGCGTGGCAATCTCAATGCAGAGATTAAGGAACTGCGTGGGAATGTAGATACAAGGCTTAGAAAGCTAAAGGAAGGAGAATACGATGCAATAGTCCTTGCCGAAGCCGGTATGCAGAGGCTTGGACTTAATCTTCCGGGCACAAGGCTTCTTCCGCAGTGGTACGTTCCCTCCCCAAACCAGGGCACAATAGCGGTTGTCTGCCGGAATGACGATGACCTTGCCGCACAGTTTGAAACAATAAACCACATTCCGACAGAGAAGGATACTGCAATCGAAAGGGTAGTGATGGAAGAGATTGGCGGAGGCTGCTATACTCCGCAGGGAGTCTATTGCGAGAGCGGATTTTTAATAGCCGAAGTGCTCTCCCTTGACGGCAGCCGCTATGAGAGAATAGAGGATGGCGGAGGATCTCCGCAGGAAGCACGGTTTATCGGACAGAAACTGAAAAGTCTTGCCTTTGACCTTATAGAAGAGGCACGGGTAAGCCTTGGTCTGGAATATTAA
- the hemA gene encoding glutamyl-tRNA reductase, giving the protein MKYKLHTDIAFAGISHHNSDISELEKFRFEEETDFLNNAREHFKGVVLLQTCNRIEIFVQGDAETLKNYLTDNGRTGFWLKEGCEALKHLLYLAAGMDSMIVGEDQILGQLRKSLAQAQEAGTSCPVLDLCITKAVHAGIEVRKRTNINNGAVSIGSAAVKLAEELIGTLSGKHILVVGGGEMGKLVAQALSAKELTAIYVTNRTFKRAKILAEEIGGKAVMMDELYHYISLSDVVISCTGAPHPVIKTEPLKEALDRIRWPLDETKRPLILIDIAQPRDIEEKAGDINSVKLFTIDDLKSVSNENMRLRRKEAENAEKFLLEEHRQFISLINRAAANEPLADLHTWAEAIRVRERDRAVSRIGKTENSVSEVIDDLTKVLVKKLLSDATVAVRGCAESGDIRSAENLVLAITRGRTCTRKED; this is encoded by the coding sequence ATGAAATACAAACTGCACACAGATATTGCATTCGCAGGAATATCCCATCACAACTCTGACATCTCAGAACTGGAAAAATTCCGGTTTGAAGAAGAGACAGACTTTCTGAACAATGCAAGAGAGCACTTCAAGGGAGTAGTGCTGCTTCAGACATGCAACAGAATAGAAATATTCGTACAGGGCGATGCAGAAACCCTCAAAAACTACCTGACAGATAACGGAAGAACCGGGTTCTGGCTCAAAGAAGGATGTGAGGCCTTAAAGCACCTCCTCTACCTTGCTGCCGGAATGGATTCCATGATAGTCGGAGAGGACCAGATTCTTGGACAGCTCAGAAAATCCCTTGCACAGGCGCAGGAGGCAGGCACATCATGCCCTGTCCTTGACCTCTGCATTACAAAGGCAGTCCATGCCGGAATTGAAGTCAGAAAGAGAACAAACATAAACAACGGCGCGGTCTCAATCGGATCGGCGGCTGTCAAACTTGCAGAAGAACTTATCGGCACACTCTCCGGAAAGCACATCCTTGTCGTAGGGGGCGGAGAGATGGGAAAACTGGTTGCACAGGCACTCTCGGCAAAAGAGCTGACAGCCATATATGTTACAAACCGGACATTTAAACGGGCAAAAATCCTTGCCGAAGAGATCGGCGGCAAAGCCGTAATGATGGATGAACTTTACCACTACATCTCACTATCAGACGTAGTAATCTCATGCACAGGAGCACCTCATCCGGTAATAAAAACAGAACCACTGAAAGAGGCCCTGGACAGGATCCGCTGGCCGCTTGACGAAACAAAAAGGCCGCTCATCTTAATAGACATTGCACAGCCAAGGGACATTGAGGAGAAAGCCGGAGATATTAATAGTGTAAAACTCTTCACAATTGATGACCTTAAATCTGTCAGCAATGAAAATATGAGGCTCAGGCGAAAAGAGGCTGAAAATGCCGAAAAATTTCTCCTCGAAGAGCACAGGCAGTTCATATCCCTCATCAACCGTGCGGCTGCAAACGAACCGCTCGCTGACCTGCATACATGGGCAGAGGCTATAAGAGTCAGAGAGAGGGACAGGGCAGTCTCAAGAATAGGAAAAACAGAGAACAGTGTTTCCGAAGTGATAGACGACTTAACAAAAGTCCTCGTAAAAAAACTGCTGAGCGATGCAACGGTAGCAGTAAGAGGATGTGCAGAATCGGGTGACATCAGATCAGCTGAAAATCTGGTTCTGGCAATAACAAGAGGAAGAACATGTACCCGCAAAGAAGACTGA
- a CDS encoding class I SAM-dependent methyltransferase yields MIPASDYDSAEKKCLPYWNVFFDTLLEFIPCDCENILELASGTGFLTEILAAEFPDLDITCLDINRDYIEFARRKENLSGVKFITGDMREFVSHIKYDAILISQALTFLNAHDRLKLAGNIYHMLNDGGTFIAGDIFSPESLFERDLYKKLWITFMVKNGFSPEEASDMVAPLDDYCQGNTVSSFEEILNSAGFSRVIVPYRREYYGIVIAYK; encoded by the coding sequence GTGATACCTGCATCTGATTATGATTCTGCTGAAAAAAAATGCCTCCCATACTGGAATGTTTTTTTTGATACCCTTCTTGAATTTATTCCGTGTGATTGTGAAAATATTCTGGAGCTGGCATCAGGAACTGGTTTTTTAACCGAAATTTTAGCTGCTGAATTTCCGGATTTGGATATAACGTGCCTTGATATTAACAGGGATTATATTGAATTTGCCCGTCGTAAAGAAAATCTTTCTGGAGTTAAGTTCATAACCGGAGATATGCGTGAATTTGTCTCTCACATAAAATATGATGCAATTTTAATTTCGCAGGCTCTGACATTTTTGAATGCTCATGACAGGCTGAAACTGGCAGGAAATATTTACCATATGCTCAATGACGGCGGCACATTTATTGCAGGTGATATCTTCAGTCCGGAAAGTTTGTTTGAAAGAGATCTCTACAAAAAATTGTGGATAACTTTTATGGTTAAAAACGGTTTTTCGCCTGAAGAGGCAAGTGATATGGTTGCTCCTCTTGACGATTACTGTCAGGGGAATACAGTCTCATCTTTTGAAGAAATACTTAATTCAGCTGGTTTTAGCCGGGTTATTGTTCCATACCGGAGAGAATATTATGGAATTGTTATTGCATATAAATGA